CTGGCCGCAGGTGCGGATCACCAGCGTCGCCCCGTACGGCAGGGACCATTCGAGCCGTCAGCAGGGCATGCAGCATCTGCTCACCCACCAGGGCGAGTTGCACCAGGTCGCGGACGGTCCGGCGCGGCCGGCCCCGGTACGCGCCCCGCTGCCGCAGGTGCCGCCCGCGCAGCCGGTGCCGCCGGAGGCGATCGCGCAGGAGCTGGCGGGCGCGTTCGGCCCGCAGGGCATCTGCCGGTTCGACCAGCGCGCGGTGTCCCGTCAGGGCGTACCGGAGATCGTGGCGCGCACGCTCGTATGGGCGGGCCTGCCGGGCGACTTCGGCCCGTTCTTCTGGGCCCAGCCCCCGCAGCCGGTGGTGCCGACGCTGGCCGAGCTGGCCGCGCAGCGGCAGGTGCAGCCGGCGGCGGACGCGGGCTCGTATCTGGTGATGGGCAGCGACTTCGGCCGGGCGATCTGTGTCCAGTACGGCACGGCGCACATCATGGCCGTGTCGGTGGAGACGGGTCCGGGCGGTCAGACGATCCCGCCGCAGTTCGTCAATACCGGGCTGCCGGAGTTCACCCGCTCGATGGCGCTGCTCGGCCGCATGTGGCGGCTGCGATTCGGCCTCAATCCGGAACAGGCCGGCCGCTGGACCGTCGACTTCCAGGCACAGCTCGCCGCGATCGATCCGGCGGCGCTGTCGTCGCCGGAGAGCTGGTGGTCGGTGCTGCTGGAGCAGATGTGGGACGGGCTGCTCTGACCGTACGGCGCTGAAGCCGGCCACGAACGCATGCGCCCGGGGCGCTCTCCGTGATTCACGGGGGGCGCCCCGGCCGTTCCGGCACCTGCCCCGGACGATGGCTGGAACGCGTCGGCCGCGCCGGCGGCGGGAGAAGAGGAATCCGGCGCCCGGAGTCAAATGCCGCATCCTTGAGCAGGATGGACGGGTGGGGCGTTTCGCGGGGAAGCCGCTCTCGCCACCGTCCGCCGGAGAGAGGCTTCAGTCATGGCTGCCGCACGCGTATCGGCTCACGGCTTCGACTCCGTACGGGGCCGTGGTTACCGCCCCGAGCAGGTCGACCGGCTGGTCACGGAGCTGTCGGGGGACAGCGAGGTCGCCGAGGCGCAGGAGCGCCGGCTCGCGGCGGCGGCGGAGCGCCTTCAGCTGGAGGCGGAGCTGCTGCGGCAGCAGGTCGAGGCGCTGCCGCCGCAGACGTACGAGTCACTGGGGGAGCGCGCCCGGCAGATTCTGGCCCTGGCCGTCGAGGAGGCGGACGGGGTGCGCACGGCCGCGTGGGAGGACGTGCGGGCGCGGCAGGACGCCGCCGCCGAGGCGGTCCGTGGGACACGTGAGGCGGCGCGCGCGTACGTGGAGGCGGTCGCGGCCGATGTGGACGCGTACGCGACGCGGACGGAGGAGGACGCGCAGGGCGCGGCCGACGAACTGCGCACGGCCGCGCGCCGGGACGCCGGGGAGCTACGGGACGCGGCGCTGGCCCGCTTCGACGAGATCCGGCAGCGTACGGAGGCGTTGCTCAGCGAGCTGGCGGGGGAGCACGCGGATCGACTGGCCGCGACGGAGCGGGAGTTGGCGGGCCGTGAGACGCAGGCGCAAGCGCACCGGACGGAGCTGTCGGCCCACGCGGACGCCCGGCTCGCGGACGCGAGGCGCGCCTTCACGGAGGCCGAGGAGAGCGCCCGCCACATCCGGGAGGACGCGGCGGCGCGCGCGGAGGAGCTGATCGCGCGGGCGCGGGTGGCGGAGGAGCGGACCGTACGGGAGACGGAGCGGATCCTGCGGGAGCACACGGAGGTCCGCGAGGAGGTACAGGCGCGGATGACGCACATCCGCAACAGCCTGGCGGCGCTGACGGGCCGGGCACCGGCGGACGCGGAGAAGTAGTACCCGTCCTCCTCAGGAGGCGCCCGTCGCCGGGTCGGTCGCGGGGTCGGTCGCCTTGTGGGGCTGAGGGCCAGGGGCGGGGTCCGGGGACGGGTCCTGGTGGACGGGGAAGCGGCGGGGGGCCAGGAAGAGGAGCACCAGCAGGCTGAGGGCCGCGGCTGTCGCGGCGCCCAGGAAGACGGCGTCGACCGCCGAGTCCACCGCGCGGCGCAGGAAGTCGGCCGCGCGGGCGGTGAGTTCCCCCGGGTCGTCCAGGGCGTGTGCCACGGAGTCGAGGTCGCGCGGGAGCCCGGTGCCGGGCGAGTCGGCGAGCCTGTTGCTGATGACGCCGTTGGCCAGCGCCCCGAACAGCGCGGCGCCCACGCTCTGGCCGAGCTGGCGGTAGAAGAGGATCGACGCCGTCGCCGTACCGCGCTCGGACCAGCCGACCGTCCCCTGCACGGCGATGATCAGCGGGAGTTGGAACAGCCCGAGCGCCGCGCCGAGCAGCAGCATCAGCACCGTGGGCTGCCACGCCTGGCCGGGGAAGGGCAGCAGGGGGAAGGCCA
The nucleotide sequence above comes from Streptomyces sp. NBC_01716. Encoded proteins:
- a CDS encoding cellulose-binding protein, with translation MAAARVSAHGFDSVRGRGYRPEQVDRLVTELSGDSEVAEAQERRLAAAAERLQLEAELLRQQVEALPPQTYESLGERARQILALAVEEADGVRTAAWEDVRARQDAAAEAVRGTREAARAYVEAVAADVDAYATRTEEDAQGAADELRTAARRDAGELRDAALARFDEIRQRTEALLSELAGEHADRLAATERELAGRETQAQAHRTELSAHADARLADARRAFTEAEESARHIREDAAARAEELIARARVAEERTVRETERILREHTEVREEVQARMTHIRNSLAALTGRAPADAEK